The stretch of DNA CGCAACTTTCTGAATATCATCACAAAATTGCGCTAAAAGATCATTCGTTTTCAATTCTGGGTGCTAACAGGTAGTTGACCATGCCGTTTCCTTCTGCAATCTCAAACTCCAAACGGACAGGATAGTTCGTTCCGAGATTGATATCTGCAGCTGTTCCCCCGGGTATGGATCTGACCATGTTCGAGAAATAGTCCAGCGGGAACATGCTTTTTACAGATTCCTGGCAGTCAAGTGAAATAAGCTGATCTTTAGCCAATTTAAGATTTACGCTATCTGTATCTCCTTCTGAATACATTTCAAAATCATCTGGAGAAGCTGAAAGCGCAATATGATCTGATACAGATTCTGCTGCCTTTATGCCTTTCTGAAGCTCATCTACTCCAAGGCTTATCTTGGCAGGCAGTGCAACATTTGGCACACGGGGGTCGCTCATTCCTGCTGTATCAACAAGATTCATTTTTCTCACAATGTTTCCAACGCGGATAATCAATCTGTTTTTCTCATCGTTCTGGTCGATCTCTAAAATGTCTCCACCACGAGAGAGTTTCAGAACCTCTTTGATTTTATCCAGGTCGATTCCCAGCTCCATATCGTCTGCGCTAAACTCTTCAAAAGCTGTTTTTTCAACTCGCATATCGACCATAGCAACATGTGCTGGATCTACTGCTTTAATCTCTAATCCCTCTGGATCAATATTGAATTTAGCTTCATCAACAAGAGTGGATACAACATCGACAATTCCCTTAAGGGTTTCAGATTTTATCTTAGCGTGAAACATTGAATCTCCCCACATTACCTTAACTTTCTCTCAATTTTAAATCTTCTTAGTATTGTCTCCACTTATTTCCACATTTACAACATGTAAGAAAGGTGGTTTCAGGTTCGTCAGACTTTCTAGTTTGTCTAAGATACCAATAAGCTTCATTATGTCCACATTTCGGACATGGAACGTTTGTTTTAGGCATGGTGCCCTCGATAGCATCGACTACTGGGCAATCTTCCACATCTGTTTTTTTCTTTTGTATCGTAATCTTTTCCCCGCCTTGAACAGGCTCTTTGTTTCCACATCTGCATGTGACAAAACCGTCTACTGCCTGGGTAGGGAAGAGCAATGATCCGCATTTACTACAGAACATAATCTCGCCTGGTGTTGGTGATATGTAGAGAGGTATTAAAGCTTGTTTTTATAAAATCCTGTTTCATTGCAGAATTTTCACAGCTTGAGACCTCTCTCTTCGTTTTTACCTTTAACATATCATATATATACACTTTTAGATATGAGAATAGCTTTGATTCATCAACACACTGTGATTGAAAATAAAAGAAAGCAGATTGGATCATATCATCAACTTAAAATACTGATATCGTTTAATGCGCGAGGATAAAAATAAATCGTGAATCTTTTCATCTCGATATGAGAAGATTCGAGGATAAACTACGAATATCATCTAAAGCTGTGTTTAATTCGCAGAGATGATGATTGTTGTAACCTCGTTCACTTTAAAGGTCACTAACTAAAATCACTGTAATTCAGAGGTAAAAATATGAAACTTAAATTTCTTGGAGGCGTAGAAGAAGTAGGAAAATTGGGGATGCTCCTTCATGAGGACAATGTCAATCTCCTGTTTGACTACGGCATGGCCGCAGACAAACCCCCTACCTATCCACTGCCAGCTCCGAAACCAGATATGGTGTTCCTAACACACAGCCATTTAGACCACTGCGGAATGCTTCCCTGGATCGCAAAGAACTATGGAACTGAAATAATAGCAACACCGCCGACTGTCAAGGTTACAGAACTCCTTGTGCGTGATTCCATAAAGATTGCGAAAGCCGAAGGGTATCCAGAAGTCTACAATGAAAATGACATAGATGAATTGATGAATAACTTTACAACGATGAGTTATACCGAGGTCATGGACATAGGACCTCTGGAAGTTTCACCATATCCAGCAGGACATATTCCTGGTGCAGCGATGTATGAGATTTATGGAGACTCCACCACCGTATTTACCGGGGACATTCACACATGCAACATGCGTCTGGTAAAGGGAGCTAAGCCTGTTAAGTGCGATAATCTGATTATTGAAGGTACTTACTCCGGCAGAAATCATCCTGACAGAAAGAAGACTGAAAGAGAACTCATCGAAAGCGTAAAAGAAACCGTAGAAAACGGCGGAAAGGCTATAATTCCCTGTTTTGCAGTCGGTAGAACCCAGGAAGTAATGATGATTCTTAAGAATCTTAAATACAATATGTGGGTAGACGGCATGGGAAAATCTATTTCCAAGATCTACAAAACTTTCCCCGGATATATCAGGTCTGAACATGATCTGAAAGAATCCAGACGTCGTTTTTCAGAAGTTACCTATTCCAGAGACAGGAAACAGGCGAGAGCTGAGGC from Candidatus Methanomassiliicoccus intestinalis Issoire-Mx1 encodes:
- the pcn gene encoding proliferating cell nuclear antigen (pcna), which translates into the protein MFHAKIKSETLKGIVDVVSTLVDEAKFNIDPEGLEIKAVDPAHVAMVDMRVEKTAFEEFSADDMELGIDLDKIKEVLKLSRGGDILEIDQNDEKNRLIIRVGNIVRKMNLVDTAGMSDPRVPNVALPAKISLGVDELQKGIKAAESVSDHIALSASPDDFEMYSEGDTDSVNLKLAKDQLISLDCQESVKSMFPLDYFSNMVRSIPGGTAADINLGTNYPVRLEFEIAEGNGMVNYLLAPRIENE
- a CDS encoding transcription factor S — protein: MFCSKCGSLLFPTQAVDGFVTCRCGNKEPVQGGEKITIQKKKTDVEDCPVVDAIEGTMPKTNVPCPKCGHNEAYWYLRQTRKSDEPETTFLTCCKCGNKWRQY
- a CDS encoding MBL fold metallo-hydrolase, whose amino-acid sequence is MKLKFLGGVEEVGKLGMLLHEDNVNLLFDYGMAADKPPTYPLPAPKPDMVFLTHSHLDHCGMLPWIAKNYGTEIIATPPTVKVTELLVRDSIKIAKAEGYPEVYNENDIDELMNNFTTMSYTEVMDIGPLEVSPYPAGHIPGAAMYEIYGDSTTVFTGDIHTCNMRLVKGAKPVKCDNLIIEGTYSGRNHPDRKKTERELIESVKETVENGGKAIIPCFAVGRTQEVMMILKNLKYNMWVDGMGKSISKIYKTFPGYIRSEHDLKESRRRFSEVTYSRDRKQARAEAQVIVATGGMLDGGPVQTYINDVKNDPHSSILLTGFQVETSNGYNLLNNRTMNIQLARDQPEQTIKVKCNLKKFDLSAHAGQDDLIKFVEGCDPENVVIMHSDDREPFAKELRDRNFNVILPKTNEEFEL